The following are from one region of the Candidatus Hydrogenedentota bacterium genome:
- a CDS encoding serine/threonine-protein kinase, translating to MNTLEPGSLFGKYRIHNMIGRGGMGVVYVAEDTSLGRRVALKVLSPDLVSSSAFEERFRREARIVASLNHPNIVQIHSLDNIDGRLVIDMTYVEGGSLADAEAMRRATLSQSLQSVGDALAGLASCHQVGIIHRDVKPSNILLGREGIALLSDFGLSKCLAAHHEAAVSSMASSCLFLGTPRYAPPESWEGKEPTPSWDVYSAGAVIYEAASGHAPHEANSPLELIRSIYENAVPPLSDINEAITPALSKAVAQMLAQNPNDRPQNASAALKLLSECPEFAEKKSARLSTIVQVKWPPKRAPFRLRLAKMKRPLVILAAAAFILAIASLLPLKSWFSSLPGEGARPRAASDHYVFNTTDTLTSERWAEHWLMIRGGEQQTWQVLASKGTDLIYLQASPNDESFDFLGHWAHYTDKTARAFRHGTVQGAGKWVRENELMTAVLQFECALDGSRWQGAFLLDRTVSDEPPGQFMAALESTGLFTRLVYCELIPRNLDWAEEVENLFIAKDIPKVTVPFLAGSDAPMQIDGQATETIWRQAAANAGPESGVLNAQSEGSGATLTVCRDKNQLYFYLASPTPLDNPALTLRLLTQCDAQPNQIISWKLVVDQSNAIQLHKVAGDKEYPQNSHAVAVSSGEAKGHRVEMAMPFTDLELEEGPLPDTRWRLSGAFADAQVEPVKAAVYWGRAAGASPVHGAILLFGPSE from the coding sequence CCCCAACATCGTCCAGATACATTCCCTCGACAACATCGACGGAAGGCTGGTTATCGACATGACCTACGTCGAGGGGGGCTCTCTCGCTGATGCGGAAGCGATGCGGCGCGCCACACTCAGCCAGTCGCTCCAATCGGTGGGGGACGCGCTCGCCGGGTTGGCCAGCTGCCACCAGGTAGGCATCATTCATCGGGATGTGAAGCCCAGCAACATTTTACTTGGCCGGGAAGGCATTGCTCTCCTGTCGGACTTCGGCCTCTCGAAGTGCCTCGCCGCCCACCACGAAGCCGCCGTGAGCAGCATGGCTTCGTCGTGCCTCTTTCTGGGCACCCCCCGCTATGCGCCCCCCGAATCCTGGGAAGGTAAGGAACCCACCCCGTCGTGGGACGTCTATTCCGCCGGGGCGGTCATTTATGAAGCCGCCAGCGGCCACGCGCCCCACGAAGCCAATTCGCCGCTGGAGTTGATCCGCAGCATTTACGAGAACGCTGTGCCGCCGCTATCGGACATCAATGAAGCCATCACGCCGGCCCTGAGCAAAGCGGTGGCGCAAATGCTGGCCCAGAATCCAAACGACCGGCCCCAAAACGCCAGCGCAGCGCTCAAGTTGCTGTCGGAATGCCCTGAATTCGCGGAGAAGAAATCGGCGAGGCTCTCGACCATTGTTCAAGTAAAATGGCCGCCAAAGAGGGCCCCCTTCCGTTTGCGTCTCGCGAAGATGAAGCGTCCTCTGGTCATTCTCGCCGCGGCCGCGTTTATCCTCGCGATAGCCAGTCTACTCCCCTTGAAGAGCTGGTTCTCCTCCCTTCCCGGCGAGGGTGCGCGTCCCCGCGCTGCATCAGACCACTATGTGTTCAACACGACAGACACTCTGACCAGCGAGCGCTGGGCGGAACACTGGCTCATGATTCGCGGCGGGGAACAGCAAACGTGGCAGGTTCTCGCCAGCAAAGGAACCGATCTTATCTACCTTCAGGCCTCCCCCAACGATGAATCATTTGATTTTCTGGGGCATTGGGCCCACTACACAGACAAGACGGCCCGGGCATTTCGTCACGGCACTGTCCAAGGCGCCGGAAAATGGGTGCGTGAGAATGAACTCATGACTGCTGTACTGCAATTCGAGTGCGCACTCGATGGTTCTCGATGGCAGGGCGCGTTTCTTCTGGATAGAACCGTTTCCGACGAGCCCCCCGGCCAATTCATGGCCGCTCTCGAGTCGACCGGCCTGTTCACTCGACTGGTGTATTGCGAATTGATCCCCCGAAATCTGGATTGGGCGGAAGAGGTCGAGAACCTGTTTATCGCGAAGGATATTCCCAAGGTCACGGTGCCGTTCCTCGCGGGGTCCGATGCCCCCATGCAGATCGACGGGCAAGCAACGGAAACGATATGGCGGCAAGCAGCAGCGAACGCTGGTCCGGAGTCTGGAGTGCTCAACGCGCAGTCCGAGGGCAGTGGCGCCACGCTGACTGTCTGCCGGGACAAGAACCAGTTGTATTTCTATCTCGCTTCGCCAACCCCACTGGATAATCCTGCATTGACCCTTCGATTGTTGACGCAATGTGACGCGCAGCCCAATCAGATCATCTCGTGGAAACTCGTCGTGGACCAAAGCAACGCCATTCAGTTGCATAAGGTGGCGGGAGACAAGGAGTATCCTCAGAACAGCCATGCAGTGGCGGTGTCATCTGGCGAAGCCAAGGGGCACCGGGTCGAGATGGCAATGCCTTTCACCGATTTGGAACTTGAAGAGGGCCCTCTCCCGGATACTCGCTGGCGGTTGTCTGGCGCGTTTGCAGACGCGCAAGTTGAGCCTGTCAAGGCGGCGGTTTATTGGGGACGCGCCGCAGGAGCATCGCCTGTACATGGCGCGATCCTCTTATTCGGACCTTCGGAGTAG
- a CDS encoding DUF4838 domain-containing protein, translated as MTESIQDDPQPGAQPFFKTRGVVITPQDLTLGNWPERAKRAGLTTIALHPFPKRLIEFVESNDGQEFLDTCRELGLRVEYELHAMAELLPRHLFDKDPSLFRMTDEGERSPDANVCVHSAAALETVAANAARVGNLLRPTTGRYYFWGDDGKPWCRCPKCRELSDSDQALLLENAVVEALEAFDERAQLAHLAYVNTLAPPATVKPGPRVFLEFAPIRRRFDKPLDAPGVDENEKLLDLLDANLAVFPAETAQALEYWLDCSLFSQWKEPHVKLPWSQQVLEADLGVYGSRGIRHITTFAVYLDEHYLKTYGEPPIDSYGQALAAYQPG; from the coding sequence ATGACCGAATCCATCCAGGACGATCCCCAGCCGGGTGCGCAGCCCTTCTTCAAGACCCGGGGCGTCGTCATCACTCCTCAGGATCTGACCCTGGGCAACTGGCCGGAACGCGCCAAGCGCGCGGGATTGACGACCATAGCCCTGCACCCCTTCCCAAAGCGGTTGATCGAGTTCGTCGAGTCTAATGACGGGCAGGAGTTCCTGGATACGTGTCGCGAGCTGGGTCTCCGCGTCGAATACGAGTTGCATGCCATGGCCGAGCTGCTGCCGCGCCACCTCTTCGATAAGGACCCCTCGCTATTCCGCATGACCGATGAGGGCGAGCGAAGCCCCGACGCAAACGTATGCGTGCACTCGGCCGCCGCTCTGGAAACCGTTGCCGCGAACGCCGCGCGGGTTGGAAACCTTCTCAGACCAACTACCGGCCGTTATTACTTCTGGGGCGATGATGGCAAACCATGGTGCCGCTGTCCCAAGTGCCGGGAGCTGTCGGACAGCGATCAGGCGCTTCTCCTCGAGAATGCGGTTGTTGAGGCTCTCGAAGCGTTCGATGAGCGCGCCCAACTGGCCCATCTCGCGTATGTAAATACGCTGGCGCCGCCGGCCACAGTCAAGCCTGGCCCGCGCGTCTTCCTCGAGTTCGCGCCCATTCGGCGGAGATTTGACAAGCCTCTCGATGCTCCCGGCGTCGATGAAAATGAGAAACTCCTTGACTTGCTGGACGCAAACCTCGCGGTCTTTCCGGCCGAGACGGCCCAGGCGCTGGAATACTGGCTGGACTGCTCGCTCTTTTCACAGTGGAAGGAGCCCCACGTGAAATTGCCATGGTCCCAGCAGGTTTTGGAAGCGGACCTGGGCGTCTACGGCTCGAGGGGCATCCGGCATATCACCACATTCGCGGTGTATCTCGATGAACACTACCTCAAGACCTATGGCGAACCGCCCATCGACTCATATGGTCAGGCACTCGCCGCCTACCAGCCGGGGTAA